Proteins encoded by one window of Deltaproteobacteria bacterium:
- a CDS encoding PAS domain S-box protein: MGISPSRALVPRRVASRQECRALTPGARIVVVPGRHPAERREGRGAAGGGGRSRRREPMAVDGTHPSPYPGPEPGPPLAAYDAESLARCWRGASAYCLTAAILLLTFAALDRTRFPDAAATLLLVRALGAAALGFLLVLLQTRFGVRHPRALGVVAAALMGAIEQLLALAAEGALQGRALVTLGAESPINLGATFAMLGVAVLIPWSPVWSAFASLLVIGEYVAAAVITGRATGPPFDDKLMLFASAGVVAVVITAVLEQRRWREFFQTWALAAAHREAREREKRYRSVVETAGSVIIVLGPAGSVTEFNREAERVLGWPQAAVVGRDLLTSLVAEGSRATVATDIGKALAGEPTGAFEARMLARDGSERVMACGTRRLVDDDGRAVGVVLCAQDISDRKQAEDARLALERRLGEAQKLESLGVLAGGIAHDFNNLLVSVLGNASLALGELPPGAPTRQAVQRIEHAARRGSELTRQLLAYAGKGTVALARVDVNALIAETSDLLHVSTANRAVMTYDLTPNLPAVEADPTQIRQVLMNLVINASEAIGDADGTITVRTGVVELGADTLRDTQHAPEAAPGPHVCIEVCDTGCGIDAATAARVFDPFFSTKFTGRGLGLATVLGVVRGHRGALALTSTPGSGTTVRIYLPSAGAPARGEPRPAPAAPPAGEGREGRTVLLVDDEEDVRVVTAHMLERLGCSVLQAGDGREGVQVFREHARMIDAVIVDLTLPRLSGDRVFREIRTIRPDARVILMTGYDDEKASGALAEAGLAGFLRKPFSVGDLEKALGEVAREGD; encoded by the coding sequence ATGGGCATTTCTCCTTCCCGGGCCCTGGTGCCGCGGAGGGTGGCCTCTCGTCAAGAGTGCCGGGCGTTGACGCCCGGCGCGCGAATCGTGGTAGTACCCGGGCGACATCCGGCCGAGCGCCGGGAGGGACGGGGTGCGGCGGGAGGCGGCGGCCGCTCTCGCCGGAGAGAGCCGATGGCCGTCGACGGCACGCATCCCAGCCCGTATCCAGGGCCCGAGCCGGGCCCGCCGCTGGCCGCCTACGATGCGGAGAGCCTGGCGCGGTGCTGGCGCGGCGCCAGCGCGTACTGCCTGACCGCCGCCATCCTGCTCCTCACCTTCGCCGCGCTCGACCGGACCCGCTTCCCGGACGCCGCGGCCACGCTGCTCCTCGTGCGCGCGCTGGGCGCCGCGGCGCTCGGGTTCCTCCTCGTGCTGCTGCAGACCCGCTTCGGGGTGCGCCACCCGCGCGCGCTCGGGGTGGTCGCGGCCGCCCTCATGGGGGCCATCGAGCAACTCCTCGCCCTCGCGGCAGAAGGAGCCCTGCAGGGGCGCGCGCTCGTCACCCTCGGCGCGGAGAGCCCGATCAACCTGGGCGCGACCTTCGCGATGCTCGGCGTGGCCGTGCTCATCCCCTGGTCGCCGGTCTGGTCGGCCTTCGCCTCCCTGCTGGTCATCGGCGAGTACGTGGCGGCGGCGGTCATCACGGGCAGGGCCACCGGACCGCCCTTCGACGACAAGCTCATGCTCTTCGCCTCGGCGGGCGTCGTCGCGGTCGTGATCACGGCCGTGCTCGAGCAGCGCCGCTGGCGGGAGTTCTTCCAGACCTGGGCGCTCGCCGCCGCCCACCGCGAGGCACGCGAGCGTGAGAAGCGCTACCGCTCCGTGGTGGAGACGGCGGGGAGCGTCATCATCGTCCTCGGCCCGGCGGGCTCCGTCACCGAGTTCAACCGCGAGGCCGAGCGCGTGCTCGGCTGGCCGCAGGCGGCGGTGGTCGGACGGGACCTCCTCACCTCCCTCGTTGCCGAGGGGAGCCGCGCGACGGTCGCCACCGACATCGGCAAGGCGCTCGCGGGCGAGCCGACGGGCGCCTTCGAGGCCCGCATGCTCGCGCGCGACGGCAGCGAGCGCGTGATGGCGTGCGGTACCAGGCGCCTGGTCGACGACGACGGGCGTGCGGTGGGCGTGGTCCTCTGCGCGCAGGACATCAGCGACCGCAAGCAGGCCGAGGACGCCCGCCTGGCGCTCGAGCGGCGGCTCGGCGAGGCGCAGAAGCTCGAGAGCCTCGGCGTGCTCGCGGGCGGCATCGCGCACGACTTCAACAACCTCCTGGTGAGCGTGCTCGGGAACGCCTCCCTGGCGCTCGGCGAGCTGCCGCCCGGCGCGCCCACACGCCAGGCGGTGCAGCGGATCGAGCACGCGGCCCGGCGTGGCTCCGAGCTCACCCGGCAGCTGCTCGCCTACGCGGGCAAGGGCACGGTCGCGCTCGCGCGGGTCGACGTGAACGCCCTCATCGCGGAGACGAGCGATCTCCTGCACGTGTCGACGGCGAACCGGGCCGTGATGACCTACGACCTGACGCCCAACCTTCCCGCGGTCGAGGCCGACCCCACCCAGATCCGCCAGGTCCTCATGAACCTCGTCATCAACGCCTCGGAGGCGATCGGCGACGCCGACGGCACGATCACGGTGCGCACGGGGGTCGTCGAGCTGGGTGCGGACACGCTGCGCGACACGCAGCACGCGCCCGAGGCGGCGCCCGGACCGCACGTCTGCATCGAGGTGTGCGACACGGGCTGCGGGATCGATGCCGCCACGGCGGCCAGGGTCTTCGACCCCTTCTTCTCGACCAAGTTCACGGGGCGGGGGCTCGGCCTCGCCACCGTGCTCGGCGTCGTGCGCGGTCACCGCGGCGCGCTCGCGCTCACGAGCACGCCCGGCAGCGGGACGACCGTCCGGATCTACCTCCCGTCCGCGGGCGCGCCGGCCCGCGGAGAGCCGCGGCCCGCGCCCGCGGCGCCGCCCGCCGGCGAGGGCCGCGAGGGGCGCACCGTCCTCCTGGTGGACGACGAGGAGGACGTGCGCGTCGTGACCGCCCACATGCTCGAGCGGCTCGGCTGCAGCGTGCTCCAGGCCGGCGACGGCCGCGAGGGCGTGCAGGTCTTTCGCGAGCACGCGCGCATGATCGACGCGGTGATCGTCGACCTGACCCTGCCGCGCCTCTCCGGCGACCGCGTGTTCCGCGAGATCCGCACCATTCGCCCCGACGCGCGCGTCATCCTCATGACCGGCTACGACGACGAGAAGGCGAGCGGCGCCCTCGCCGAGGCCGGGCTCGCGGGCTTCCTCCGCAAGCCGTTCTCGGTGGGCGACCTGGAGAAGGCGCTCGGCGAGGTGGCGCGCGAAGGGGACTGA